A single region of the Hylaeus volcanicus isolate JK05 chromosome 5, UHH_iyHylVolc1.0_haploid, whole genome shotgun sequence genome encodes:
- the LOC128876788 gene encoding mediator of RNA polymerase II transcription subunit 17: MRQPILVGLSVRLPSRRRRSALVKKTTMAYSVNISVEAPIENQIQEITYDGQEIYQAPLTLSENLAKIAQKIDFSKTNGDDVKKESESGEKGEEDTKDSASFQSSLWPWDSVRSKLRNALTEVCVLADVLAIAKEKHYMVLDPVSQEPAEVKPMIQVYARKKALAGAASVIMMGADRLKNCQNELARNRSTPDFHIELLRLRQNWRLKKVSNSIIGDLSYRTAGSKFPQTGMFEVTKAEEEEKTSSSPPASPSAGSTASVQAHHASNPKASALRVTIPSELQGVAYIEVLCQKDQEDLCSANISLLNNSAHSSSADMHWQQKLEAAQNVLFCKELFSQLAREAVHLRAPIPHMVVGNQIMATVLPGIQLIIGLCHSTGNDKKPTAPPPHKSDHDHVLEHSLHQLLREVHHKNTHHPFPHPSSGPLGPSKRRCLAGPTAADRYELLEMTKSQTLLEQIIQQAQHFFMRLRTEYVLDTIAKEVKDPLIVSHWNTLNSPTQSCVKINILTHGYDSVCRTSLVVHVGEKSLKCVCRDGRVMHMSYEPQELRDLIFCQIYQHQITAVQQLAKCMGWQFLANSSHLGLGAVEPLGNASSCILASPIGDRMIAVRCEPQTGVQVAIAHSPRKDFFPGQLVRERKWENLGGSFKEVRWDKMEGKNFLNKMELLMASLTSS; this comes from the exons ATGCGGCAACCTATACTAGTCGGTTTGTCGGTCCGGTTGCCATCTCGTAGGCGCAGAAGTGCCCTCGTTAAGAAAACAACAATGGCGTATTCGGTAAACATCTCCGTGGAAGCACCTATTGAGAATCAGATCCAAGAGATCACTTATGATGGCCAAGAAATTTATCAAGC GCCTCTTACGTTATCCGAGAATCTGGCAAAAATTGCGCAGAAAATTGACTTTAGTAAAACTAATGGAGATGACGTAAAAAAGGAATCGGAAAGTGGAGAAAAGGGCGAGGAAGACACGAAAGATTCAGCTTCTTTCCAGTCTTCTTTGTGGCCGTGGGACAGCGTCAGAAGTAAATTAAG AAACGCATTAACCGAAGTATGCGTGTTAGCAGATGTTCTAGCAATAGCAAAAGAGAAGCATTACATGGTTCTAGATCCAGTGTCCCAAGAGCCAGCTGAAGTGAAACCTATGATACAAGTGTACGCTAGAAAGAAAGCATTAGCAGGAGCTGCATCTGTCATTATGATGGGTGCAGacagattaaaaaattgcCAGAATGAATTAGCTAGAAATAGATCAACACCAGATTTTCATATTGAACTATTGAGACTGAGGCAAAACTGGCGCCTGAAAAAAGTTTCCAATTCGATTATCGGCGATCTTAGTTATCGAACAG CTGGTTCCAAGTTTCCTCAGACGGGTATGTTTGAAGTTACAAAGgcagaagaggaagaaaaaactAGTAGTAGTCCTCCTGCCTCTCCTAGCGCTGGAAGTACCGCATCTGTACAAGCTCATCATGCTTCAAATCCGAAAGCTTCCGCGTTGCGCGTTACTATACCTAGCGAACTGCAAGGAGTCGCGTACATAGAAGTACTATGCCAGAAAG ATCAAGAGGACCTGTGTAGCGCAAATATTAGTTTGCTCAACAACAGTGCACATAGTTCCAGTGCAGACATGCATTGGCAGCAAAAGTTAGAAGCTGCACAGAATGTTCTCTTTTGCAAAGAGTTGTTCAGTCAATTGGCAAGAGAAGCTGTACATTTACGCGCGCCCATACCTCATATGGTTGTCGGTAATCAAATAATGGCGACG GTACTTCCTGGAATTCAACTAATTATAGGACTTTGTCACAGTACAGGAAATGATAAGAAACCTACTGCTCCTCCCCCTCATAAAAGCGATCACGATCACGTGTTAGAACATTCTTTGCATCAACTATTGCGCGAAGTACACCACAAAAATACTCATCATCCGTTTCCACATCCATCATCGGGACCTCTTGGGCCTAGTAAACGGAGATGCTTAGCTGGCCCAACGGCTGCCGACAGATACGAGCTATTGGAAATGACGAAAAGTCAAACGCTGCTAgaacaaattattcaacaaGCTCAACACTTCTTTATGAGATTGCGAACCGAGTACGTTTTAGATACGATAGCAAAAGAAGTCAAGGATCCTTTAATTGTTTCACATTGGAACACGTTGAACTCCCCCACACAATCTTGCgtgaaaattaacattttaacgCACGGTTATGATAGTGTGTGTCGAACGTCGCTCGTTGTTCATGTTGGGGAGAAATCTTTAAAGTGCGTTTGTCGCGACGGTAGAGTGATGCACATGAGTTACGAACCTCAAGAACTACGCGACCTAATCTTTTGTCAG ATTTATCAGCATCAAATAACAGCGGTGCAACAATTAGCAAAATGTATGGGCTGGCAATTTTTAGCCAATAGTTCACATCTCGGTTTAGGTGCAGTGGAACCACTTGGTAACGCTAGCAGTTGTATTTTGGCGTCGCCAATAGGCGATAG GATGATAGCTGTTAGATGTGAACCACAAACGGGTGTGCAAGTAGCGATAGCTCATTCTCCTAGGAAAGATTTCTTCCCTGGGCAATTGGTACGGGAAAGGAAGTGGGAAAATTTAGGTGGTTCCTTCAAAGAAGTCCGGTGGGATAAGATGGAAGggaaaaactttttaaataaaatggaactACTTATGGCTTCCTTAACAAGTTCCTAG
- the LOC128876803 gene encoding gamma-secretase subunit Aph-1 gives MTVMDFFGCAFLAFGPPLAMFTFTVAAEPVRIIVLIASAFFWLISLLLSSVLWYAVVPLQNHLAFGLVFSVLFQEAFRYLLYWVLRKAEKGLEKVTTTHVADSRHVFAYVCGLGFGFMSGAFALVNVLADAVGPGTMGLRQGSEYFFIISASTTLCFILLHTFWGVIFFAALDNKNWGQVMWVICSHLFVSCMTLMNVYQAYITTTFSGYTILMITTMLAFKVAGGRAQSIAHCFTRK, from the exons ATGACAGTTATGGATTTCTTTGGTTGTGCCTTTTTGGCTTTCGGCCCACCGTTAGCCATGTTTACGTTCACCGTTGCGGCTGAACCTGTCAGAATTATTGTACTAATAGCCAGTGCTTTTTTTTGgcttatttctttattattgtcATCGGTGCTCTGGTATGCCGTAGTACCACTTCAAAATCACCTTGCATTTGGACTGGTATTCTCTGTGTTATTTCAGGAGGCATTCAG gTACCTCTTGTATTGGGTACTTCGGAAAGCAGAGAAAGGATTAGAAAAAGTGACTACAACACACGTGGCAGATAGCAGACACGTATTTGCCTATGTGTGTGGTTTAGGCTTTGGTTTTATGAGTGGTGCCTTTGCTTTAGTCAATGTCCTTGCGGATGCAGTTGGACCTGGAACAATGGGTCTTCGACAGGGTTctgaatacttttttataatatcCGCTTCAACAACTCTTTGCTTTATTCTATTACATACATTCTGGGGTGTCATATTCTTTGCCGCTTTGGATAACAAAAATTGGGGACAAGTTATGTGGGTCATCTGTTCGCACTTGTTCGTATCATGTATGACCTTGATGAATGTATATCAAGCTTACATAACTACTACTTTTTCTGGTTATACAATTCTGATGATAACAACTATGCTCGCTTTTAAAGTTGCGGGCGGTAGAGCTCAAAGTATAGCTCATTGTTTTACAAGAAAATGA
- the LOC128877553 gene encoding probable DNA mismatch repair protein Msh6, with amino-acid sequence MSKTNTLYNYFTSPKTVKQPNNKPVSEGKPGTPKRAKEQRNKVKTPNRGKENKSEDRKRVYKDDDEEEAEEKPIRPAQPKKRRLIIPDEESGEDSGDEFKPDAEDASEESDSGSEGDPESEVQTQSEEETPEKKRKLPSGPGRRRQGGSKKVTQEKKESKVSQQSQGSGSNNSTVESWPHLKYDFLQPNKIRDIKKKSPSDPDYDPKTVYVPSEFLTQQTPAMKQWWELKSKHFDCVLFFKVGKFYELYHMDAVTGVKELNLTYMRGEFAHSGFPEIGYGRFSGSLIERGYKVARVEQTENPEMMTQRCNKMAKPTKFDKVVKREICQISTRGTRVYTALDVEASTPNSNYLLSLVEKCSPGSNTSHYGVCFLDTTIGDFYLGQFEDDQCNSRILTLLAHYPPVHVVYERGNLSQKTLQILNNALAACIKEPLLRETQFWSSITTLKNLHEGEYFMKPESGFSWPTGLQKYLNQNDTLGLTPADDKELAVHALGGCVYLLKEYLLEQQLLAQGRFKSYVPPDFSTEIATSSKFANNMVLDAITINNLRIFGEGSLMKTLDRCCTPFGKRLLREWICRPSCRKNIIIERQEAIQELIDRSDTVQTARSILAGLPDLERLLSKIHGHGNSAKMNNHPDGRAIMFEGHTYSKRKILDFTNILSGFEEVLKVVALFEDFNSSLISRCIKLEPDGEFPSLRETLDYFETAFNHEEAKKEGCIVPKEGVDDEYDSVLMELADIKKDLERYLEKQRQHFGVKVTFHGSDKKRYQIEIPESQVKKVGSGYELQSQRKGYRRYYTAEAKELLSRQINAEEQKNKVLKDLNRRIFAQFGEKYDMWSTAVYNLSILDVLISLAEYALSGDMCVPEVNDGADGNIFIDIKDGRHPCILSDNFIPNDTSLGIGDSATFVILTGPNMGGKSTLMRQVALLTIMTQIGSYVPASSCRLTIVDRIFTRLGANDDILAGQSTFLVELTETAAILQHATPYSLVLLDELGRGTSTYDGTELKELFLVKVG; translated from the exons ATGTCTAAGACAAATAcgttgtacaattattttacgtcACCGAAAACTGTCAAGCAACCAAATAATAAACCGGTGTCTGAAGGCAAACCTGGAACACCAAAAAGGGCAAAGGAACAAAGGAACAAGG ttAAAACTCCAAACAgaggaaaggaaaataaaagtgagGATCGAAAAAGAGTTTACAAAGACGATGATGAAGAAGAAGCGGAAGAAAAACCAATTAGACCAGCGCAACCAAAAAAAAGGAGATTAATCATCCCTGATGAAGAATCTGGAGAAGACTCTGGGGATGAATTTAAACCTG ATGCAGAAGATGCATCTGAAGAATCTGATTCAGGTAGTGAGGGAGACCCTGAAAGTGAAGTACAAACACAGAGTGAAGAAGAAACACCAGag AAGAAAAGGAAGCTACCATCTGGCCCTGGTAGAAGACGTCAAGGAGGGTCAAAGAAAGTTACCCAA GAAAAGAAAGAGTCCAAAGTATCACAACAAAGTCAAGGCTCGGGATCAAACAATAGTACTGTTGAGTCCTGGCcacatttaaaatatgattttcttcaaccaaataaaataagagaTATCAAGAAAAAGTCTCCAAGTGACCCAGATTATGATCCAAAAACTGTCTATGTTCCATCAGAATTTTTGACTCAACAAACCCCT GCAATGAAACAGTGGTGGGAATTGAAAAGCAAACATTTTGACTGCGTTCTCTTCTTTAAAGTAGGAAAGTTTTATGAGTTGTACCACATGGATGCTGTCACTGGAGTCAAGGAGCTTAATCTTACATATATGCGC GGAGAATTTGCACATTCTGGGTTTCCTGAAATCGGGTATGGCCGTTTCTCGGGAAGCCTTATAGAGAGAGGGTACAAAGTAGCTAGAGTGGAACAGACAGAGAATCCAGAGATGATGACGCAACGTTGTAATAAAA TGGCTAAACCAACAAAGTTTGACAAAGTTGTAAAacgagaaatttgtcaaataaGCACCAGAGGTACAAGAGTCTACACTGCATTAGATGTAGAAGCATCAACACCGAATTCAAACTACTTATTATctcttgttgaaaaatgttcaccTGGTTCAAACACGTCTCATTACGGAGTGTGCTTCTTGGATACCACAATAGGAGACTTTTACCTTGGACAATTTGAAGATGACCAATGCAATTCTAGGATATTGACGTTACTTGCCCATTATCCTCCCGTTCAC GTTGTATATGAACGCGGTAATTTGTCTCAAAAAACAttgcaaattttgaataatgcTTTAGCAGCATGCATCAAAGAACCACTCCTCCGCGAAACTCAATTTTGGTCATCCATAACTACGTTAAAA AATCTTCACGAGGGAGAGTACTTCATGAAGCCAGAGTCTGGGTTTTCATGGCCTACTGGCTTGCAGAAATACCTTAATCAAA aTGACACTCTAGGTTTAACTCCCGCGGATGATAAAGAGTTAGCGGTGCATGCTTTGGGAGGATGCGTTTATCTGCTCAAAGAATATTTACTCGAGCAACAATTGTTGGCTCAGGGACGATTCAAATCGTACGTTCCGCCGGATTTCTCAACTGAAATCGCCACATCTTCtaaatttgcaaataatatg GTGTTGGACGCCATCACCATTAACAACTTGAGAATTTTTGGTGAAGGCTCCCTAATGAAAACATTGGATCGTTGTTGTACCCCGTTTGGGAAAAG ATTATTACGCGAATGGATCTGTCGACCGTCTTGCcgcaaaaatattataattgaacgTCAGGAAGCTATACAAGAATTGATAGATCGTTCAGATACGGTGCAAACTGCTCGTAGCATACTGGCTGGACTTCCAGATCTCGAAAGATTATTAAGCAA AATTCATGGTCATGGAAATTCGGCAAAAATGAACAATCATCCTGATGGCAGAGCTATCATGTTCGAAGGTCACACGTATTCGAAAAGGAAGATTCTAGATTTCACTAATATCCTAAGCGGTTTCGAGGAGGTCTTGAAAGTAGTCGCCCTATTCGAAG ATTTCAACAGTAGCTTGATAAGTCGGTGCATTAAGCTAGAACCGGATGGCGAATTTCCTTCGTTAAGAGAAACTTTAGATTACTTCGAG ACCGCGTTCAATCACGAGGAAGCCAAAAAAGAAGGATGCATCGTTCCAAAGGAAGGAGTCGACGACGAATACGATTCCGTTTTAATGGAGCTTGCAGACATAAAGAAAGATCTCGAACGGTATCTTGAAAAGCAAAGACAACATTTTGGCGTGAAAGTAACTTTTCACGGATCGGATAAGAAACGCTATCAGATCGAGATTCCAGAGTCGCAAGTGAAGAAAGTCGGTAGTGGATACGAACTTCAGTCGCAGAGAAAAGGATACAGACGTTACTATACCGCTGAGGCAAAG GAACTTCTGAGCAGGCAAATAAACGCCGAGGAACAGAAGAATAAAGTATTGAAAGATCTAAATAGAAGAATATTCGCGCAGTTTGGCGAGAAGTATGACATGTGGAGTACTGCCGTTTATAACTTATCTATCTTGGACGTTCTAATTTCCCTAGCAGAATATGCCCTCAGCGGTGACATGTGCGTGCCGGAAGTCAACGATGGCGCGGATGGAAAC ATATTTATCGACATAAAAGACGGCCGACACCCATGTATTCTTTCGGATAATTTCATACCTAACGATACTTCATTGGGAATCGGTGATTCTGCTACTTTCGTAATTCTAACTGGACCAAATATGGGTGGTAAATCGACGCTGATGCGCCAAGTCGCACTTCTTACGATAATGACACAAATA GGAAGTTATGTTCCGGCAAGTTCTTGTCGTTTAACAATAGTGGACCGTATTTTCACGAGATTGGGAGCGAACGATGATATTTTGGCTGGTCAAAGTACATTTTTGGTAGAATTAACCGAAACCGCCGCGATATTGCAACACGCCACGCCGTACTCGTTAGTTTTGTTGGATGAATTAG GTCGCGGGACATCAACGTATGACGGCACA GAATTAAAGGAATTGTTCCTTGTGAAAGTGGGATAA